The Anabas testudineus chromosome 14, fAnaTes1.2, whole genome shotgun sequence genome includes a region encoding these proteins:
- the LOC113169901 gene encoding tyrosinase-like has product MWPLTIISFMVCFVPSFQQFPRLCATREALLAKECCPRWEGDGSACGARSGRGFCQDVQVEDQPHGPQYPFSGLDDREKWPLVFYNRTCQCAGNFMGFSCGDCRFGYFGVNCNERRESLRRNVFHLTRAERIRLVSYLNLAKQTLSRDYVVATGTYREMENGSNPMFADASVYDIFVWMHYYVSRSALLGGPGNVWTNVDFAHWAPAFLPWHRVYLLHWEHEIRKLTGDMGFSIPYWDWRDAQGCDVCTDELMGGRNPQDPNLLSPGSVFSSWKVLCSRAQEYDNRGVLCDAKEEGPLRRNPGNHNHDLVEQLPTSAEVEFTLSLTNYDTGPVDRSANMSFRNTLEGFGDPRTGLGNSSRRGMHAALHVFMNGSMTSVQGSANDPIFLLHHAFVDSIYEQWLRRHRPSPSQFPDSNAPIGHNGGYHMVPFLPLHRNREYFISSKDLGYEYSYLLDANQRLSESIHPYLEELQGVWPFLLLSALLGGVVAVAIAAAILTGTRRYKKLPWLHVRKWKHLFALPERQPLIWSSDKEETGHPNYQTVM; this is encoded by the exons ATGTGGCCACTGACAATAATTAGTTTCATGGTGTGCTTCGTCCCCAGCTTCCAGCAGTTCCCTCGCTTGTGCGCCACCCGTGAAGCCCTGCTCGCCAAGGAGTGCTGCCCGCGTTGGGAAGGAGACGGATCGGCCTGCGGAGCCAGGTCGGGCCGGGGTTTCTGTCAGGATGTGCAAGTGGAGGACCAGCCCCACGGGCCGCAGTACCCCTTCTCCGGGCTGGACGACAGAGAGAAATGGCCCTTGGTGTTTTACAACCGCACTTGCCAGTGCGCAGGGAACTTCATGGGGTTCAGCTGCGGGGACTGTAGGTTTGGCTACTTTGGTGTGAACTGCAATGAGAGGAGAGAGTCTCTGAGGAGGAATGTTTTTCATCTGACCAGGGCCGAGAGGATCAGACTCGTGTCATACCTGAACCTGGCCAAACAGACCCTCAGTAGAGACTATGTGGTGGCCACAGGGACCTACAGGGAGATGGAGAACGGCTCCAATCCGATGTTTGCTGACGCGTCCGTGTATGATATTTTTGTGTGGATGCACTACTACGTGTCCCGCAGCGCGCTCTTAGGCGGGCCTGGGAACGTGTGGACCAATGTGGACTTTGCCCACTGGGCCCCTGCGTTTCTGCCGTGGCATCGTGTTTATCTGCTGCACTGGGAACATGAGATCAGAAAGCTGACGGGAGACATGGGCTTCAGCATCCCGTACTGGGACTGGAGGGATGCCCAAGGTTGTGACGTGTGTACCGACGAGCTGATGGGGGGCCGGAACCCCCAGGATCCCAATCTACTCAGTCCAGGATCTGTGTTCTCCTCTTGGAag GTCCTGTGCTCCAGAGCACAGGAGTACGATAACCGAGGTGTGCTGTGTGATGCCAAGGAAGAAGGTCCATTGCGTCGTAACCCTGGGAACCACAATCACGACTTGGTTGAGCAATTACCGACTTCTGCAGAGGTGGAGTTCACTCTCAGTCTGACCAACTATGACACCGGACCCGTGGACCGTAGTGCCAACATGAGCTTCAGGAACACTTTAGAAG GATTCGGGGATCCGAGGACTGGCTTAGGAAACAGTTCTCGTAGGGGTATGCATGCTGCTCTCCATGTGTTCATGAACGGATCCATGACCTCAGTGCAGGGCTCCGCAAATGACCCTATATTCCTTCTCCACCACGCTTTTGTTGACAg TATTTACGAGCAGTGGCTCCGGAGGCATCGACCATCTCCATCCCAGTTTCCAGACTCTAATGCTCCTATTGGGCACAACGGTGGGTACCACATGGTACCCTTCCTGCCTCTCCACAGAAACAGGGAATACTTCATTTCCAGCAAAGATCTGGGATATGAATATTCCTACCTGCTAGATGCCA ACCAGAGGCTATCAGAATCCATTCATCCTTACCTGGAGGAGTTGCAGGGCGTGTGGCCCTTCTTGCTGCTCTCAGCGCTCTTGGGAGGAGTCGTGGCTGTGGCCATCGCCGCTGCTATTCTCACAGGAACACGGCGATACAAAAAGTTGCCTTGGCTCCACGTGAGGAAGTGGAAGCACTTATTCGCCCTTCCCGAAAGGCAGCCACTTATCTGGAGCAGTGACAAGGAGGAAACTGGCCACCCCAACTACCAAACAGTTATGTGA
- the grm5a gene encoding metabotropic glutamate receptor 5a, whose protein sequence is MAGGVRRNADMGKRLVLYVMLLLAVSVLLGADLKSKTGVNAQNNERRVLAHIPGDIIIGALFSVHHQPPADKVHERKCGAVREQYGIQRVEAMMHTLDRINADPAILPNITLGCEIRDSCWHSAVALEQSIEFIRDTLVSSEEEESQGRCTAEAGSLLLQGKKPIVGLIGPGSSSVAIQVQNLLQLFNIPQIAYSATSMDLSDKSLYKYFMRVVPSDMQQARAMVDIVKRYSWSYVSAIHTEGNYGESGMEAFKDMAAKEGICIAHSDKIYSNAGEQSFDKLLQKLRAHLPKARVVACFCEGMTVRGILMAMRRQRLVGEFLLVGSDGWADRYDVTDGYQKEAAGGITIKLKSAHVTWYDDYYLNLKPDTNLRNPWFPEFWQHRFQCRLRGHPKENTMYNSTCTWRESLRHQYAQDTKMGFVINAIYSMAYGLHAMQQALCPGYKGLCEAMRPIDGRKLLDFLMKTNFTGVSGEIIHFDQNGDSPGRYEIMNFKHIGENEYAYIHVGSWDQGGLKMNDEEVWSNNSDIIQSVCSEPCQKAQIKVIRKGEVSCCWTCTPCKDNEFVFDEYTCRACILGSWPTDDLTGCEPIPVRYVRWGDPEPIAAVVFACLGLMATLFVTSVFIKFWDTPVVKSSSRELCYIILAGICLGYLCTFSLIAKPHIIYCYLQRLGIGLSPAMSYSALVTKTNRIARILAGSKKKICTKKPRFMSACAQLVIAFLLILLQLGIIVALLIIEPPQVIHDYPSIREVHLICNLTTLGVVAPLGYNGLLILSCTFYAFKTRNVPANFNEAKYIAFTMYTTCIIWLAFVPIYFGSNYKIITMCFSVSLSATVALCCMFVPKVYIMLAKPEKNVRSAFTTSTVVRMHVGDAKKAAKSGKSSSSMANLFRRCGSAQDNISSNGKSVTWAQNERGYRPNLWKRMSFHVKKKDAVEANQTAIIKPFSKGGDTPANPGVKEHYEEPRVSETFTCSPSQSPLPTISQHAGKTRGVQGGEDGEEAQALPTYVPEHPAGVRRRGGDNTMVMGDTSIIAVGDIGIGMIGGQTQGTTIMDQISCVVNRFTANISELNTMMLPGAAAVSPTSTTALPAATDTTPCPPQYLPSRSRQAPSTVTTYAEVAAVSNFCENRPAGKIYEHLTGTCVSSRRARDMEELVALTPPSPFRDSSLSSNGSSPHSLSPASEAEYDQLLLRHYSQSSSSL, encoded by the exons ATGGCAGGAGGTGTGAGAAGGAACGCAGACATGGGAAAGAGACTCGTGTTATATGTGATGCTGTTGCTGGCAGTGAGTGTGTTGCTGGGAGCTGATCTGAAAAGCAAGACTGGTGTCAATGCCCAGAACAACGAGAGAAGGGTATTGGCACATATACCTGGTGACATCATCATAGGAGCTCTGTTCTCCGTCCACCACCAACCACCTGCAGACAAG GTCCACGAACGAAAGTGTGGTGCCGTGCGTGAGCAGTATGGGATCCAGAGAGTAGAGGCCATGATGCACACTCTGGATCGAATTAACGCGGACCCTGCTATTCTCCCAAACATCACCCTGGGCTGCGAGATCAG GGACTCCTGCTGGCACTCTGCTGTTGCTCTGGAGCAGAGTATTGAGTTCATTCGGGACACACTAGTGtccagtgaggaggaggagagccaGGGCAGGTGTACTGCAGAGGCAGGGAGCTTGCTGCTTCAGGGGAAGAAGCCCATTGTGGGTTTGATTGGACCAGGATCCAGCTCTGTGGCCATTCAGGTGCAAAATCTTCTCCAGCTCTTCAACATACCACAGATAGCCTACTCGGCCACCAGCATGGACCTCAGTGACAAG AGCctgtataaatatttcatgaGGGTGGTGCCATCGGATATGCAACAGGCCAGAGCCATGGTGGACATTGTCAAGAGATACAGCTGGAGCTACGTGTCTGCAATCCACACAgagg GTAATTATGGTGAAAGCGGTATGGAGGCATTCAAAGACATGGCAGCCAAAGAGGGAATCTGCATCGCCCACTCTGATAAGATATACAGCAACGCAGGGGAACAGAGCTTTGATAAGCTGTTGCAGAAGCTGCGAGCCCACCTTCCCAAAGCCCGAGTGGTGGCCTGCTTCTGTGAGGGCATGACGGTCCGAGGCATACTAATGGCCATGAGACGACAACGACTGGTGGGGGAGTTTCTGCTAGTTGGGAG TGATGGCTGGGCAGACAGGTACGATGTAACTGACGGCTACCAGAAAGAGGCAGCTGGTGGAATCACTATAAAGTTAAAGTCAGCACACGTGACCTGGTATGATGATTATTATCTGAACCTGAAGCCTGATACCAACCTGAGGAACCCCTGGTTCCCTGAGTTCTGGCAGCATCGCTTCCAGTGCAGGTTGAGGGGACATCCAAAAGAAAACACCATGTACAACAGCACCTGCACAT GGAGAGAGTCTCTGCGCCATCAATATGCCCAAGACACCAAGATGGGCTTTGTCATAAATGCCATCTATTCCATGGCTTATGGGCTGCATGCCATGCAGCAAGCTCTCTGTCCAGGATATAAG GGTTTGTGTGAGGCCATGCGACCCATTGATGGCCGCAAGCTTCTGGATTTCCTGATGAAAACCAACTTTACTGGTGTATCTGGGGAGATCATCCATTTCGACCAGAATGGAGACTCGCCTGGCAG GTATGAAATCATGAACTTCAAGCACATTGGCGAAAATGAATATGCTTACATTCACGTGGGAAGCTGGGATCAGGGTGGCCTGAAGATGAATGATGAGGAAGTCTGGAGTAACAACAGTGACATCATCCAGTCGGTCTGTTCTGAGCCCTGTCAGAAGGCACAAATCAAG gtgATCCGTAAAGGAGAGGTGAGCTGCTGTTGGACCTGCACTCCTTGCAAGGACAATGAGTTTGTGTTTGATGAGTACACTTGCCGAGCCTGTATCCTTGGCTCCTGGCCTACAGATGACCTCACTG GTTGTGAGCCAATCCCGGTGCGATATGTACGTTGGGGGGATCCAGAGCCCATCGCTGCGGTGGTCTTTGCCTGTCTGGGCCTCATGGCTACACTTTTTgttacttctgtttttatcaa ATTCTGGGACACTCCTGTGGTCAAGTCATCCAGTCGCGAGCTCTGCTACATCATATTGGCTGGGATATGTCTCGGCTACCTGTGCACCTTCAGCCTTATTGCCAAGCCCCACATCATCTACTGCTACCTTCAACGGCTGGGAATCGGACTGTCCCCTGCCATGAGCTACTCCGCTCTGGTCACCAAG ACCAACCGTATAGCACGGATCCTGGCAGGCAGCAAGAAGAAGATCTGCACCAAGAAACCTCGCTTTATGTCCGCCTGCGCACAATTGGTCATCGCCTTCCTACTCATACTGCTGCAGCTGGGGATTATCGTGGCACTTCTTATCATAGAGCCACCACAG GTGATCCATGACTACCCCAGTATCCGTGAGGTACACTTGATCTGCAACCTGACCACTCTGGGGGTGGTGGCGCCTCTGGGCTACAATGGCCTCCTTATCCTCAGCTGCACTTTCTACGCTTTCAAG ACTCGTAATGTACCAGCTAACTTTAATGAGGCCAAGTATATTGCCTTTACCATGTACACCACCTGTATCATCTGGCTGGCCTTTGTTCCTATTTACTTTGGCTCCAACTACAAGATCATAACCATGTGTTTTAGTGTCAGCCTCAGTGCCACAGTGGCtctctgctgcatgtttgtcCCAAAG GTTTACATCATGCTCGCCAAGCCTGAGAAAAATGTCCGTAGTGCTTTCACAACATCCACAGTGGTGCGCATGCATGTGGGTGACGCCAAGAAAGCTGCCAAGTCTGGCAAGTCGTCCAGCAGCATGGCCAACTTGTTTCGACGTTGTGGTTCAGCACAGGACAACATCAG CTCCAATGGGAAGTCTGTGACATGGGCACAGAATGAACGCGGCTACAGACCAAACCTATGGAAGCGGATGTCATTCCATGTCAAGAAAAAGGATGCAGTGGAAGCAAACCAGACAGCCATCATCAAACCTTTCTCCAAAGGAGGAGATACGCCTGCAAACCCTGGTGTCAAAGAGCATTATGAAGAGCCACGGGTGTCTGAGACCTTCACCTGCTCACCTTCTCAGTCACCTCTGCCCACTATCAGCCAACATGCAGGGAAAACTAGGGGTGTCCAgggaggagaagatggagaggaggcaCAAGCTTTACCCACATATGTACCTGAGCACCCCGCTGGGGTCAGAAGAAGAGGTGGTGATAACACCATGGTGATGGGTGACACTAGCATCATAGCTGTGGGGGACATTGGCATTGGGATGATTGGTGGCCAAACTCAGGGCACCACCATCATGGACCAAATCAGCTGTGTGGTTAACCGGTTCACTGCCAACATTAGTGAGCTCAACACCATGATGTTGCCAGGTGCAGCCGCCGTCAGCCCCACTTCCACCACGGCCCTGCCTGCAGCTACAGACACAACCCCCTGTCCTCCTCAGTACCTCCCGTCCAGGAGCAGACAGGCGCCGTCCACCGTCACCACATACGCTGAGGTTGCAGCTGTCTCTAATTTCTGCGAGAATCGCCCGGCGGGTAAGATTTACGAGCACCTGACAGGGACTTGTGTGAGTAGCAGACGAGCCAGGGATATGGAGGAGCTGGTGGCTCTGACACCTCCCTCCCCATTCAGAGACTCATCTCTGAGCTCCAATGGCAGCTCACCCCACTCACTTTCCCCAGCCTCTGAGGCTGAATAtgaccagctgctgctgagacaCTACAGCCagagctcctcttctctgtaa